The Papilio machaon chromosome 2, ilPapMach1.1, whole genome shotgun sequence genome segment GATACAAGGTGTGTGATtccatttttgtaatttaatcaaacgaattcaacattttttacttatctGTCATTGTTATCTATCCATCTTTATGAGATTATAAATTTCTATACGTAAGTTTACATTTCTACACCActgtttttaactattttttgataatttttccCCGTCCTAAACTTACCTAATCCTAACttcatgtttaaatattcAGCTCAAAGattctaatattttcatcTGTCAGCAGTTGTCCTGTTACTTTTAGTACCTATATCAACTTAtagtatttacaatatattcaAAATGAGTCAGTTGTTAATCTTTATCTTATCTAACTATCATTATGTAGGCTATCAGGCACTCCCACACTCACAACACAAGCCGCGTTGTTTTACACCAGTTGTCTAACTtagattaattacaaaaatgaagacactaatatttattgttttaatagtGTATTGTGAGTATTTAACACTAAAtagatcatttttatttaagttctaATGTGCAGgcattttttttgatttactaTTTTCAACTGTCGtcgttttttcaaagacaacgAAAAGGACGGCAATTAGTTTGAACAACTTTTTACTGGCACTATGCcattattatgattatttattttcactttagAATAGCAACGCCCGGAAGAATCAGCtagtattcaataaaaaaataaacgccTACCCGCATATTACAGCAATTTTATCTATAAGTGTTTTGAGCCAACAAGTATTCAAAGGATTTTAATTGACCATACAGTAGAGCGtgttaataagattttttttccctGATAGCACTTATTTAGGCTATTGGAAAATACTAAGACattgataatgaaatataacattgtAAACTTTGTTGTATGAAGCGTCCGAAGCCGAAGTGTTATCGAGTATACCAGGACACTTGGTGCAATGCTACCGCAGTGGCGGCCCCCTGTTGAACTCTCCGCGCCGTCTCGATGTGTTCCTGTCGCTTGTGAGGAAATTAGAACATTCCGCAAAACTTGATATGAGATTGTTCAGCACTTCGTTGCTAAGAAGGTGGGtggatttaaatattcatttgtcAAGTTAGTGCTTCCCTTATCAACTATAACTAGGTTTATAAGAATAAGCATTTTGAAGGATTCTCTATCAAGTGATGCGGTGTTATAGTCATTGTGCCTGATGTCACAACACAAGTTGAAACTGTAAATTAGCATTAAAAGGTTTCTACTGGTACTGATGTATAATTCAGAACGACTAAGTGAGAATTAATTCTAACTTGATAAAtgatttaagatttataacataacaatATCTTCAAAATTATAGGTTTCGATTAGATGGCATAGAGCAAGCTAGTAATCCGATTGAAACGGAGTTTTTACTGCCATACCGAGCGTCTGCCTTCCAATTCCACAAATACAAGCTGCTAATGGATCTATTCCTGCCGAGTCAGAACCTTCTAGAGACTGACGAGAGTCTTACATTAGTGGAAAAATGTTTGCTACACAAGTTGTTGAGTTCTACGGTGCAGCCTTGGCAGAGAGGAGACGAGAACCTCATGTGCCCACTGTCTGCGGAACAGATGGAAAATATGTCGACGAACAGCTCTGGCAGGTCAGTATCATTAATATCTTAACGGTAGACATAGAAGcgttttttacttattaaataacacgACATAATAAAGATCACACTCTTTGTATTTTAGAATTCACAGCCGTTGCCCGATAGAGGACGGAGTAATTCAAACGGACTGGGGGCCAGTGGCTGTGGGTACAATCATAGCCGCTATCGCTGCGTCTTTGGAGTCACAACGAGTATCACTGACTGATATATTTAGCgctaacatttataaatcgGAAGTATCACAGCCGATGATCGATCGAGCTTTGGCGGACTGGGAAAAGCAAATTGAAAAACcctatgaaaataataataatgcaaaTTTCGAAATGATAACACCAGCAACAGATCAACTTAATATCAGCAACATATTGGTAGCAACTATTGTCGGTatggattttgttttatttgtttttgtaacacGTTAACCCGTATTATacttaactataaaattactGCAAATTTGTATTGCAATGGAACTACCAATAGATATGCATGACGATAGAAACGGCCGTTTCTTACATGTTGTGTTGCGATAATTACGAATAAATAGAATTGGTTTATTATTTGTAGGAGATTTAGCTGAAGTGGTGGTGAACCAGGGTCCTCGTGTGGGTGCGTCCGCACAGCTCATGACAGTGGGCAGCAACAACCGGTGGAACGACACGCTCCTACCGCGCGACTTCTACCTCCTACCGCAGAATCGCAACGACTGGCAGTTTACTGACGCTGAAATTTTAGCAGGAGTCGACGGTACttcgaaaatatatttttaattattccttCTTCAGTACAGCACTTGTACTACGATCATACTAACATACAATATGGGacaaaagaagtaaaaatcaAGTACACTTCTATAGGATGATTTCACACATTTACCTAAAGAAGAAATCCGCTGCCCGAAGGGCTTTATGGCTCGATTAACATCGTTTATCATGTAGTGTATCTTAACATctaatatatcttttttatggTTCAGGGTTAATTCTAGCTAGTTACATGCCTTCATGGATAGAACTGCGACGTTCATTGAGGTTATCCCAAGTATTGGATAGTTACTACTCGAACGAGGGTGTGTCTTTTGAGCCGGCAGTGCGCGCTTGCAATCGACTCGCATTGTACAATAGCGTGTTGAATAGCACGCTCCTGATATCAGAGACCCTGAGGTTCGCGCAGGTCTTGTCTCTCACGCAGAATACTGTGTACATACCATTGGAAGAAATGCAAAGGATGAGCGAAGCTGCCGTGACTGCATTTATAGAATATGTTCGTAAGTGTATTGTATACTTTAATATCCAGGCAAAAGATGACTCTTTTTCCTAGTCTTTCAAGATCTTGTAAAATTGTACTAAGCTTATTGTTCTCAGCGTcagttttaagaaaatatcaaCGCAACTGCGTGTCGATTGACAGCGTGCCCGTGGTGGACCTTATAGTGGCCACAGACAGCTCCTGGCGAAGATATGATGTCGAACAATTCCTATCGTGAGTGTTTCTTGCTGGTTATTAATTTGTGAAGCAAttccttatattttttacttgtgAAAACTGATATAGAAGACAATTTGAATAATGGTAGTCGATGGGTCTGCAGTAGTATTCCTGAGAATGTTTTAAGCAAAGTTTATTTGTGCAGTTGGGTGGGTGGTGCGCTGGAGTTGGACGCGGAGCGGAGCACGCTGGGCGTGGTGCACGGCAACACGGGCCGCTGGGTGGCGCCGCCTGCCCACAACATCACCGATCTCTTCACACACATTGCCAACTATACTGACCCCTGTGAGTCAGTCCTTTTTAACAACCCTTTCAATATGGGCATCAAATGACAAggtttaactaataaaaaaatcaagataTATTATACAATGATCAAACCAACGGTGGCTGTTGCTACAAAAAGGTGATggtattatttcaaaactaacATTGAATAGGAAACTTAGTAAGAGAACGAAATCAATTTCAACGTGCGTTTTCATGTTTGTACTTCAacagtttatgtttttttttctcaggGCCCAGTCGTCTAAATCTACCAAACGTGTTAACAACTGTGAATCAACATTTGCGCAATAAAACTCTGCAAGATATAAACGCCAGAGCAAGCGCTGGCCGTAGTACTGTGATTCTGATAATGAGTCCCACCGATCAGCCCTCCGGTAATGAAATAGAAACTTCTAGAACTATAATGCATTCCATCAGATCTTCCTTTTTCGATGCGTATTTCGCCTACGCCGCCCAAGACTTGACCAATTTTCAGAACATCAACAATGAATATTTGGATTATTcggaaatatttattacggtATGTttgtattacaataataatctagtcattgcccgcgactccgtccgcgcataatgtaacaaaacgtaCTAAGTGTATTACGGGGATAAAAATTTTCCTATGTGTTATTCAacactatgttctatgtttgtgtcaaatttcaataagatgtaTTAAAAAGTTGCGGAGTTATAgcgtaaatatgtaaaaagaaaaaaaacgtacCCACGGGAACCCTAACCATTTACTGGATTTAATGTAGCCTAGGTTTTCTTCCAGATCATattctacatgtatgccaaatatcattgagatccgttaagccgttccggagataatttcaaacaaacatctatccatctatccgtccatccatctacacattagaatttacatataagtaaaataaattttgtgaaaGCTGTGTCAAATGAATATTTGTAGCTTTTTGGACAAAAAAGTATgagttaaaattgtaaaatattgttttgtttagttaCCCTCGACGTGCGTACAAGAGGTTGCTACGGCCATTGATacatttatgattaaaaacGATATCCCGAAGAGAATAGTTGGTGCTGCATGTCCGAGTAATGGCACCACTTTTTATCAAATTGAGTATGAAGACTCGGTGTTGTCGAAAAAGAAGCGAGGATATCGGATTCATCCGTTTTACTTGAGACAACAACCACTTATTCGAGTGCAGgtaacagcgccatctatgatcgtcaaaaaattataatgcaccgaaattaaaaaaaatattctgcttcggcaaataaatattttgtacttcgataagaaaatgttaaatccTCTTATTcagtgtaaattataaatttaataattttgttttacttttgacAAAACTTTTCAAAACTGAATTGCACTTactctaataataatataactcaTAGCTTACATTTACAGCAAATACATGTGAGTTGCTGAACAAAGGAGGAAGTTTTTGCAGcgaattattgttttatccataacatttaagttttattttttaaattatctatgttttttagTTTCGCAACTCAAACTATGGCACGATACTGGTGTGCATGTTCCGAGGCGCGGAGGCGACACAAAGCTGTCAGTTGATTGGTGAACGTAATGTGCACATGTTTAACCTCACCGCGCCCTGCCCTTCACCGGACTTCTGCCCGCCTGCACATTTCGTTGTAACTGCTACAGCCACGTTAAATGCCTGTGCGCGTAAGTTAATTGAAAATGtgtttgataattataatcaaGCGATGAGATTCTTTTGCATGGACGAAATTGTACTATTTTCAAGTCAAATGTCAAGT includes the following:
- the LOC106708980 gene encoding uncharacterized protein LOC106708980 isoform X1, which codes for MKTLIFIVLIVYSSEAEVLSSIPGHLVQCYRSGGPLLNSPRRLDVFLSLVRKLEHSAKLDMRLFSTSLLRRFRLDGIEQASNPIETEFLLPYRASAFQFHKYKLLMDLFLPSQNLLETDESLTLVEKCLLHKLLSSTVQPWQRGDENLMCPLSAEQMENMSTNSSGRIHSRCPIEDGVIQTDWGPVAVGTIIAAIAASLESQRVSLTDIFSANIYKSEVSQPMIDRALADWEKQIEKPYENNNNANFEMITPATDQLNISNILVATIVGDLAEVVVNQGPRVGASAQLMTVGSNNRWNDTLLPRDFYLLPQNRNDWQFTDAEILAGVDGLILASYMPSWIELRRSLRLSQVLDSYYSNEGVSFEPAVRACNRLALYNSVLNSTLLISETLRFAQVLSLTQNTVYIPLEEMQRMSEAAVTAFIEYVPSVLRKYQRNCVSIDSVPVVDLIVATDSSWRRYDVEQFLSWVGGALELDAERSTLGVVHGNTGRWVAPPAHNITDLFTHIANYTDPWPSRLNLPNVLTTVNQHLRNKTLQDINARASAGRSTVILIMSPTDQPSGNEIETSRTIMHSIRSSFFDAYFAYAAQDLTNFQNINNEYLDYSEIFITLPSTCVQEVATAIDTFMIKNDIPKRIVGAACPSNGTTFYQIEYEDSVLSKKKRGYRIHPFYLRQQPLIRVQFRNSNYGTILVCMFRGAEATQSCQLIGERNVHMFNLTAPCPSPDFCPPAHFVVTATATLNACAHADCRTPNQVDYYIQHSGLRCLPLLGSGAAPANHWKVHLGLSLVISILYLN
- the LOC106708980 gene encoding uncharacterized protein LOC106708980 isoform X2, encoding MKTLIFIVLIVYSSEAEVLSSIPGHLVQCYRSGGPLLNSPRRLDVFLSLVRKLEHSAKLDMRLFSTSLLRRFRLDGIEQASNPIETEFLLPYRASAFQFHKYKLLMDLFLPSQNLLETDESLTLVEKCLLHKLLSSTVQPWQRGDENLMCPLSAEQMENMSTNSSGRIHSRCPIEDGVIQTDWGPVAVGTIIAAIAASLESQRVSLTDIFSANIYKSEVSQPMIDRALADWEKQIEKPYENNNNANFEMITPATDQLNISNILVATIVGDLAEVVVNQGPRVGASAQLMTVGSNNRWNDTLLPRDFYLLPQNRNDWQFTDAEILAGVDASVLRKYQRNCVSIDSVPVVDLIVATDSSWRRYDVEQFLSWVGGALELDAERSTLGVVHGNTGRWVAPPAHNITDLFTHIANYTDPWPSRLNLPNVLTTVNQHLRNKTLQDINARASAGRSTVILIMSPTDQPSGNEIETSRTIMHSIRSSFFDAYFAYAAQDLTNFQNINNEYLDYSEIFITLPSTCVQEVATAIDTFMIKNDIPKRIVGAACPSNGTTFYQIEYEDSVLSKKKRGYRIHPFYLRQQPLIRVQFRNSNYGTILVCMFRGAEATQSCQLIGERNVHMFNLTAPCPSPDFCPPAHFVVTATATLNACAHADCRTPNQVDYYIQHSGLRCLPLLGSGAAPANHWKVHLGLSLVISILYLN